Proteins found in one Deinococcus cellulosilyticus NBRC 106333 = KACC 11606 genomic segment:
- a CDS encoding 3-isopropylmalate dehydratase large subunit, giving the protein MKPQTMAEKILSQRSGKTVYAGDLAVVEVDEVMIVDSIAESVIKVLDRELETTPKFPERVSIVIDHVAPASSVNVAKSHQVAREYAARTGVKLFDVGRGICHQVLMEEGLAFPGAIVLGSDSHSTTYGAVAAFGTGMGATDIALAAASGKTWLKVPESVKVTLTGELNAGVTAKDVALEMIRVLTADGGTYMSIEIHAGDRFTRGERMTLANLCVEAGAKAGLVVPGGEILTDYGYTVPEWVYPDEGARYVTDITIDLSTLTPRMSVPSYVDNVEEVTTLRGTKVDQVFIGTCTNGRLEDLHAAADILKGRKVAPGLRLLVIPASSEVLEQATADGTLLTLIRSGATLSTPGCGPCMGRHQGVLAPGEVCVSTSNRNFIGRMGDKDAKIYLASPAVAAATAVMGVISLPEDLPVIA; this is encoded by the coding sequence ATGAAACCCCAGACCATGGCTGAAAAAATCCTCTCCCAGCGCAGCGGCAAGACCGTGTATGCGGGAGACCTCGCAGTTGTCGAGGTGGATGAAGTGATGATCGTGGATTCCATTGCCGAATCGGTGATCAAAGTGCTGGACCGGGAACTCGAAACCACCCCCAAATTCCCGGAACGGGTGTCCATCGTGATCGACCACGTGGCCCCGGCCAGCAGTGTGAATGTGGCCAAGAGCCATCAGGTGGCCCGTGAATATGCTGCCCGCACTGGGGTCAAGCTCTTTGATGTGGGTCGCGGCATCTGCCACCAGGTGCTGATGGAAGAAGGTCTGGCCTTCCCTGGAGCCATCGTGCTCGGAAGCGACAGCCACAGCACCACTTATGGCGCAGTGGCTGCTTTCGGGACTGGAATGGGAGCGACGGACATTGCTCTGGCTGCGGCCAGTGGCAAAACCTGGCTGAAAGTCCCCGAGTCCGTGAAAGTCACCCTGACCGGAGAACTCAATGCTGGTGTGACGGCCAAAGACGTGGCTCTGGAAATGATCCGCGTGCTGACCGCAGACGGTGGCACCTACATGAGCATCGAAATCCACGCTGGAGACCGCTTCACCAGAGGCGAACGCATGACCCTGGCGAACCTCTGCGTGGAAGCAGGAGCAAAAGCAGGTCTGGTTGTTCCTGGCGGCGAAATCCTCACGGATTACGGTTACACCGTTCCTGAGTGGGTCTACCCCGATGAAGGCGCACGCTATGTCACGGACATCACCATCGACCTGAGCACCCTCACCCCCCGCATGAGCGTCCCGAGCTACGTGGACAACGTGGAGGAAGTGACCACCCTGCGTGGCACAAAGGTGGATCAGGTGTTCATCGGGACCTGCACCAACGGGCGTCTGGAAGACCTGCACGCCGCAGCAGACATCCTGAAGGGTCGCAAGGTGGCCCCTGGCCTTCGCCTTCTGGTGATCCCTGCCAGCAGTGAGGTGCTGGAGCAAGCCACTGCGGATGGAACCCTGTTGACCCTGATCCGTTCTGGCGCAACCCTGAGCACTCCGGGCTGTGGTCCCTGCATGGGCCGTCACCAGGGCGTACTGGCCCCCGGAGAAGTCTGCGTGAGCACTTCAAACCGCAACTTCATCGGGCGCATGGGGGACAAGGACGCCAAGATTTATCTGGCCTCCCCTGCTGTTGCTGCAGCCACTGCAGTGATGGGCGTGATTTCACTCCCTGAAGACTTGCCGGTGATAGCGTAA
- a CDS encoding PhzF family phenazine biosynthesis protein, producing the protein MPQTYIYTVYNDYPSATGGKVIAVCEEALEAEFQAIAKQNAAKYGAPITAFITEYAQDHVSLRFFNAQKEKGDSDSGAIVALAHLKERGEIDKTVQLNMQEVMQARLQHGMYHILQGDAKAWEVPVDLDHVCEALQIDHSDLDQRYPIMAASTSRPNLVVPLTAEGLRSAKPNLELVTDLNNATGTRGLIFVCLEGEISFRYTAPLKNIVEDNAASNTYATLCGYLSKVGMLEDGAQRLSVTQAVAIKKPSRLSASFTVENGEARDIWVGGLVTRQEVLDLTTDEEEE; encoded by the coding sequence ATGCCCCAGACTTACATCTATACCGTCTACAACGATTACCCCAGTGCCACAGGTGGGAAGGTCATTGCCGTGTGCGAGGAGGCCCTGGAAGCGGAGTTCCAGGCCATTGCAAAGCAGAATGCTGCCAAATATGGTGCGCCCATCACGGCATTCATCACCGAATACGCACAGGACCATGTGAGCCTGCGCTTCTTCAATGCCCAGAAGGAAAAAGGCGACTCTGACTCGGGTGCGATTGTGGCCCTGGCCCACCTGAAGGAACGTGGAGAAATCGACAAAACCGTGCAGTTGAACATGCAAGAAGTGATGCAGGCCCGACTGCAACACGGCATGTACCACATCCTGCAGGGAGATGCAAAAGCCTGGGAGGTTCCCGTGGACCTCGACCACGTGTGCGAGGCCCTGCAAATCGACCATTCCGATCTGGACCAGCGGTACCCCATCATGGCCGCAAGCACCAGCAGACCCAATCTGGTGGTCCCCCTGACCGCTGAGGGTCTGAGAAGTGCCAAACCCAATCTGGAACTGGTCACGGACCTCAACAATGCCACTGGCACCAGAGGGTTGATTTTTGTGTGCCTGGAGGGAGAAATCAGCTTCAGGTACACCGCCCCCCTCAAGAACATTGTGGAAGACAACGCCGCGAGCAACACTTATGCAACACTCTGCGGATACTTATCAAAAGTGGGTATGCTGGAAGATGGAGCGCAGCGCCTGAGCGTCACGCAAGCCGTCGCCATCAAAAAACCCTCCAGACTCAGTGCAAGCTTCACCGTAGAGAACGGCGAGGCAAGAGACATCTGGGTGGGCGGACTGGTCACCCGGCAGGAAGTGCTGGACCTGACCACCGACGAAGAAGAGGAGTGA
- the lysS gene encoding homocitrate synthase, producing the protein MSQESPNQEYKAYIPANRWFIIDSTLREGEQFARASFTSDDKVEVAKALDTFGVEFIEVTTPMVNDQAAKDATRLVNLGLNAKIITHVRCAMEDARRAIDTGVHGLDLLFGTSSYLREFSHGKSIDQIIDQAREVIQYVKSQGVQVRFSAEDTFRSEEEDLLRVYKAVDEIGVNRVGLADTVGVATPRQVYSLVREVRKAVKCDIEFHGHNDTGCAVSNAYEAVEAGATHIDTTILGIGERNGITPMGGFLARMFTFDPQGLIDKYNLEMLPELDNMIARMVGLPIPWNNYLTGEFAYNHKAGMHLKAIYLNPGAYEAIPPEVFGVGRRIQAGSKLTGKHAIAFKARELGLHFGEHQLRDITDHIKALADNGDLDDEHIADILKSWVLA; encoded by the coding sequence ATGAGTCAGGAGTCCCCCAACCAGGAGTACAAAGCCTACATTCCCGCAAACCGGTGGTTCATCATCGATTCCACCCTGCGGGAAGGTGAACAATTTGCCCGTGCCAGCTTCACCAGCGACGACAAAGTCGAGGTCGCAAAAGCACTGGACACCTTCGGTGTGGAATTCATCGAAGTGACCACCCCCATGGTCAACGATCAGGCCGCAAAAGACGCCACCCGACTGGTGAACCTGGGCCTGAACGCCAAGATCATCACCCACGTGCGCTGCGCCATGGAAGACGCCAGACGGGCCATTGACACTGGCGTGCACGGCCTGGACCTCCTGTTCGGAACCTCCAGCTACCTGCGTGAATTCTCCCACGGCAAGAGCATCGACCAGATCATCGATCAGGCCAGAGAAGTCATCCAGTACGTCAAGTCTCAGGGCGTGCAGGTGCGTTTCTCCGCCGAGGACACCTTCAGAAGCGAAGAGGAAGACCTCCTGAGGGTGTACAAGGCTGTGGACGAAATTGGTGTCAACCGGGTTGGACTGGCAGACACCGTGGGTGTGGCCACCCCCAGGCAAGTGTACTCTCTGGTGCGCGAGGTGCGTAAAGCCGTGAAATGCGACATTGAATTCCACGGCCACAACGACACCGGATGCGCTGTCTCCAACGCCTATGAAGCTGTCGAGGCCGGAGCCACCCACATTGACACCACCATTCTGGGCATCGGGGAGCGCAACGGCATCACCCCCATGGGCGGATTCCTGGCCCGCATGTTCACCTTCGATCCCCAGGGTCTGATCGACAAGTACAACCTGGAAATGCTCCCCGAGCTCGACAACATGATTGCTCGCATGGTGGGCCTGCCCATTCCCTGGAACAACTACCTGACTGGAGAATTCGCCTACAACCACAAGGCCGGGATGCACCTGAAAGCCATCTACCTCAACCCCGGCGCTTACGAGGCCATTCCCCCGGAAGTCTTCGGGGTGGGCCGCCGCATTCAGGCCGGCAGCAAACTGACTGGCAAGCACGCCATTGCCTTCAAAGCCCGCGAACTCGGCCTGCACTTCGGGGAGCACCAGCTCCGGGACATCACCGACCACATCAAGGCCCTCGCAGACAACGGCGACCTCGACGACGAGCACATTGCCGACATCCTGAAAAGCTGGGTGCTGGCGTAA
- the lysX gene encoding lysine biosynthesis protein LysX codes for MADFAIIYDRVRPDEKMLFDALDELGIEYDKVYAPQLKLTFGEGQVPWKAAIERCVSQSRGHAITRALEGFGVKVVNPSHVIEMCGDKLATNARLAAAGIPTPKTGVAFTAESALELIEEFGYPVVMKPTVGSWGRMVSKINDRDAAEAIIEHKEVLGGYQHQIFYIQELVKKPERDIRAFVIGDQCIGAIYRSSEHWITNTARGGKASKCEVTPELNDLAVRAAKAVEGEIVAIDLVEDPERGLLVIEINHTMEFKNSVSTTGVNIPKLMAEYTLQYTK; via the coding sequence ATGGCCGATTTCGCAATCATCTACGACCGTGTGCGCCCCGACGAGAAAATGCTTTTTGATGCCCTGGATGAACTTGGCATTGAATATGACAAGGTGTACGCACCCCAGCTGAAACTCACTTTCGGTGAGGGTCAGGTGCCCTGGAAAGCCGCCATCGAACGCTGTGTGAGCCAGTCCAGAGGCCACGCCATCACCCGCGCTCTGGAGGGCTTCGGGGTGAAAGTGGTGAATCCCAGTCATGTGATCGAGATGTGCGGGGACAAACTCGCCACCAACGCACGTCTGGCCGCTGCAGGCATTCCCACCCCAAAAACCGGAGTGGCTTTCACTGCAGAGAGCGCCCTGGAACTGATCGAAGAATTCGGTTACCCCGTGGTCATGAAACCCACCGTGGGAAGCTGGGGCCGCATGGTCTCCAAGATCAACGACCGTGATGCCGCAGAGGCCATCATCGAGCACAAAGAAGTGCTGGGCGGCTACCAGCACCAGATTTTCTACATTCAGGAACTGGTGAAAAAGCCCGAGCGTGACATCCGCGCCTTCGTGATTGGGGATCAGTGCATCGGGGCCATCTACCGCTCCAGTGAACACTGGATCACCAACACCGCCCGTGGTGGCAAGGCCTCCAAGTGCGAAGTCACCCCCGAGCTGAACGATCTGGCCGTGCGTGCTGCAAAAGCCGTGGAGGGCGAAATCGTGGCCATTGACCTCGTGGAAGACCCCGAGCGTGGCCTCCTGGTCATCGAGATCAACCACACCATGGAATTCAAGAACAGCGTGTCCACCACTGGCGTGAACATCCCTAAACTGATGGCTGAGTACACGCTGCAGTACACGAAGTAA
- the lysW gene encoding lysine biosynthesis protein LysW, protein MATVSFECPECGGTIELNNPELGELVICDECGAELEVTSLEPPVLSLAPQEAEDWGE, encoded by the coding sequence ATGGCAACTGTAAGCTTTGAATGCCCCGAATGCGGCGGAACCATCGAACTGAACAACCCTGAGCTTGGCGAACTGGTCATCTGTGACGAGTGCGGCGCAGAACTGGAAGTCACCAGCCTGGAGCCCCCGGTTCTCAGCCTTGCTCCTCAGGAAGCCGAAGACTGGGGCGAGTGA
- a CDS encoding MazG nucleotide pyrophosphohydrolase domain-containing protein — translation MTLKDLAQAIQQEFALHADPATRVLDITSEAGELAKAVLKSTQYGSRPFTVTDNFREELGDTLFALLVLCAETGVDPDEALEQVRQKLRIRLQQKQDLGSGQ, via the coding sequence ATGACCCTGAAGGACCTTGCTCAAGCCATCCAGCAGGAATTTGCGCTTCACGCCGATCCTGCGACCCGCGTGCTGGACATCACCAGCGAGGCAGGAGAACTTGCCAAAGCGGTCCTGAAAAGCACGCAGTACGGCAGCAGACCGTTTACCGTGACGGACAACTTCAGGGAAGAATTGGGTGACACCCTTTTTGCTTTACTGGTGCTCTGTGCCGAAACAGGCGTTGATCCCGATGAGGCACTGGAGCAGGTGAGGCAAAAGCTCAGAATCCGACTGCAACAGAAGCAGGATCTGGGGTCCGGGCAATAG
- a CDS encoding LeuD/DmdB family oxidoreductase small subunit: MSRIWKFGDSINTDDILPGKYAPFMVGEDVFHKYAFSHFRPEFAGQVKPGDLLVGGRNWGLGSSREYAPMALKKLQIGGIIAHSFARIHYRNLLNLGIPAFEAPEIADALQDGDEVTLDLATGVLTRNGEVFQLPPPPAFLTEALKEGSILQYYRKYQKFPGEE; encoded by the coding sequence ATGTCCAGAATCTGGAAATTTGGAGATTCCATCAACACCGACGACATCCTGCCCGGAAAGTATGCCCCTTTCATGGTTGGAGAGGATGTCTTTCACAAGTACGCCTTCTCGCACTTCCGTCCCGAGTTTGCCGGACAGGTCAAGCCTGGTGACCTGCTGGTGGGGGGGCGCAACTGGGGTCTTGGGTCCAGCCGTGAGTATGCCCCGATGGCCCTCAAGAAACTGCAAATCGGTGGGATCATTGCCCACAGCTTTGCCCGCATCCACTACCGCAACCTGCTGAACCTGGGCATTCCCGCTTTCGAGGCCCCTGAGATTGCCGATGCCCTGCAAGATGGGGACGAGGTGACCCTGGACCTTGCCACCGGAGTCCTGACCCGCAACGGTGAGGTGTTCCAGCTTCCCCCACCCCCCGCTTTCCTGACCGAAGCCCTCAAAGAAGGCAGCATCCTGCAGTACTACCGCAAGTACCAGAAGTTCCCCGGCGAGGAATAA